A genomic region of Cannabis sativa cultivar Pink pepper isolate KNU-18-1 chromosome 1, ASM2916894v1, whole genome shotgun sequence contains the following coding sequences:
- the LOC115704742 gene encoding dof zinc finger protein DOF3.6 yields the protein MAFSSVPHVYLDPPNWPPQQPNHNDHQHQQQQQQQNSNRNDQNSQVHAPLLPTPESVGGGGGAGSIRPGSMADRARLAKIPQPEMALKCPRCDSTNTKFCYFNNYSLTQPRHFCKTCRRYWTRGGALRSVPVGGGCRRNKRTKGSSNRSKSPSTAPTTDRPGSTAAVITSNGSGSGADMLGNLGPQQTLPHLPFLPNLHHHLGEYGSGSDIGLNFGGIPPRLGNTGDGDDNIHEFQLNGNGDHQQWRLPQHQVHQFPFMASNSEQPTRLSYPFEQFQSKPLETQEVKVEVNNNNNIHNQSGLNNLSRNFLGSLGLNDHQFLGGGGGSSGSGGNINAWTDLSTFTSSTNHLL from the exons ATGGCTTTCTCATCTGTTCCTCATGTGTATCTGGATCCACCCAACTGGCCGCCACag CAACCGAATCATAATGATCATCAACAtcaacagcagcaacaacaacaaaatagcAATCGTAATGACCAGAATTCTCAGGTTCACGCACCTCTACTTCCAACACCAGAAAGTGTTGGCGGTGGAGGTGGTGCGGGCTCGATAAGACCAGGCTCGATGGCAGATCGAGCCCGTCTAGCAAAAATACCACAACCTGAGATGGCCCTAAAATGCCCTCGTTGTGATTCAACCAATACTAAATTTTGCTATTTCAACAATTACAGCCTCACGCAGCCTCGACACTTCTGCAAGACTTGCCGCCGGTACTGGACTAGAGGAGGAGCCTTGAGAAGCGTGCCGGTTGGCGGAGGGTGCAGGAGGAATAAGAGAACCAAAGGATCATCAAACAGATCTAAATCGCCCTCTACCGCCCCCACAACCGACCGCCCGGGTTCTACTGCGGCTGTCATCACTTCTAATGGCAGCGGCAGTGGTGCAGATATGTTAGGCAATTTGGGTCCACAGCAGACTCTACCCCACTTGCCTTTTCTGCCaaatcttcatcatcatctagGAGAGTACGGATCTGGAAGTGATATTGGCTTGAATTTCGGGGGAATTCCTCCGCGGTTGGGGAACACAGGCGATGGTGATGATAATATTCATGAATTTCAGCTTAATGGAAACGGTGATCATCAGCAATGGAGACTGCCGCAGCATCAAGTTCACCAATTCCCTTTCATGGCATCTAACTCGGAACAACCAACTAGGTTGTCGTACCCGTTCGAACAGTTTCAATCTAAGCCATTGGAGACACAAGAGGTGAAGGTAGAggtgaataataataataatattcataaccAATCTGGTCTGAATAATCTGTCCAGAAATTTTTTGGGAAGTCTTGGATTAAATGACCATCAGTTCttaggtggtggtggtggtagtAGTGGCAGTGGTGGTAATATTAATGCATGGACCGACCTCTCTACTTTCACTTCTTCTACCAACCATCTCTTATAG